In a single window of the Methylococcus sp. Mc7 genome:
- the prmB gene encoding 50S ribosomal protein L3 N(5)-glutamine methyltransferase has protein sequence MKTTHLSVLETLTTVRDYIRWGATRFSEAGVFFGHGTGTALDEAAALVMHVIRQPHDMPSGYFSAVLTFEERERILHLVERRIEERVPLAYLTHEAWFAGLKFYVDERVLVPRSPIAELIENQFQPWLEPDAVGDVLDLCTGSGCIAIACAEAFPQARVDAVDISGGALEVARMNVRAHGLEDAVRLVHSDLYRQLEAGRYDLIVSNPPYVNLQEWRDLPSEYHAEPRLGLESGEDGLDCVRRILAGAADWLKPGGVLVVEVGSSAEALAALYPEVDFLWLDFEHGGEGVFLLTAAQVERHRNLFESSLGPETAVARKTLQ, from the coding sequence ATGAAGACGACGCACCTTTCCGTTCTCGAAACCTTGACCACGGTGCGCGACTATATCCGCTGGGGTGCGACGCGTTTTTCCGAAGCCGGCGTGTTTTTCGGCCACGGCACCGGGACCGCGCTGGATGAAGCCGCCGCCCTGGTCATGCACGTGATCCGCCAGCCGCACGACATGCCCTCGGGGTATTTCTCCGCGGTGCTGACGTTCGAAGAGCGCGAGCGCATCCTGCACCTAGTCGAGCGCCGGATCGAGGAGCGCGTGCCTTTGGCCTATCTGACCCACGAGGCCTGGTTTGCGGGCCTCAAGTTCTACGTGGACGAGCGGGTGCTGGTGCCGCGCTCTCCCATCGCCGAACTGATCGAAAACCAGTTCCAGCCCTGGCTCGAGCCCGATGCGGTCGGCGACGTGCTCGACCTTTGCACCGGCAGCGGCTGCATCGCCATCGCCTGCGCCGAAGCCTTTCCCCAGGCGCGGGTGGATGCCGTGGACATTTCCGGCGGCGCGCTGGAAGTGGCTCGGATGAACGTCCGCGCCCATGGGCTCGAAGACGCCGTGCGGCTGGTGCATTCGGATCTGTACCGGCAGCTCGAGGCGGGGCGTTACGATCTGATCGTGAGCAATCCGCCTTACGTGAATCTGCAGGAATGGCGCGACTTGCCTTCCGAGTACCATGCCGAGCCCCGGCTCGGGCTGGAATCGGGCGAGGATGGGCTGGACTGCGTGCGTCGCATCCTCGCCGGCGCGGCGGACTGGCTCAAGCCCGGCGGCGTCCTAGTGGTCGAAGTCGGCTCCAGCGCCGAAGCGTTGGCGGCGCTGTACCCGGAGGTCGATTTCCTCTGGCTGGATTTCGAGCACGGTGGCGAGGGGGTTTTCCTGTTGACCGCGGCCCAGGTCGAAAGGCACAGGAATCTGTTCGAGAGTTCGCTCGGCCCGGAAACCGCGGTGGCCCGCAAGACCCTCCAATAA
- a CDS encoding MFS transporter gives MPGPVPYWRLSGLYLWYFAALGIFLPYWPLYLQSRGLGPQDIGIVMAVMAGTRIVAPNCWGWLADHTGRDLFLIRLACLLAFLGFALIFVLPGYWGLLAAVGLSGFFWNAFLPTLESLNLALLKGDARGYSRIRLWGSVGFILGVLAVGAALEARLAIGCLPQVLASLFAMMWLSSLAIPGGARVVHAPAQDTLWRVVKRPEVIGLLLTCLLIQMAHGPYYSFYSVHLENHGFDRSRTGQLWALGVVSEIVLFLVLPAIQARVSLRAILLASIALTVLRWLLIGRYAEWLGVLVFAQLLHAASFGAFHAVSIALVHRYFQGRNRNRGQALFTSLSYGAGGALGSFASGYAWADFGAGPVYAGAAAVSLVALIIAWLLVDRRRPVFGAKA, from the coding sequence ATGCCCGGCCCCGTGCCGTACTGGCGGCTTTCCGGCCTGTACCTCTGGTATTTCGCGGCATTGGGCATCTTTCTGCCGTACTGGCCGCTTTATCTCCAGTCGCGGGGGCTCGGCCCGCAGGACATCGGCATCGTCATGGCCGTCATGGCGGGCACCCGCATCGTGGCGCCCAACTGCTGGGGCTGGCTGGCCGATCATACCGGCCGCGACCTGTTCCTCATCCGCCTGGCCTGTCTGCTTGCGTTTCTCGGCTTTGCCCTGATCTTCGTGCTCCCCGGCTATTGGGGGCTGCTCGCCGCGGTGGGGCTGTCCGGTTTCTTCTGGAACGCCTTCCTGCCCACCCTGGAGTCGCTGAACCTGGCCTTGCTGAAGGGCGATGCCAGGGGCTACAGCCGGATCCGGCTGTGGGGTTCGGTCGGTTTCATCCTGGGCGTGCTCGCCGTGGGCGCGGCGCTCGAAGCGCGGCTCGCGATCGGATGCCTGCCGCAGGTGCTGGCCTCGCTGTTCGCGATGATGTGGCTGTCCAGCCTCGCCATTCCGGGCGGCGCGCGGGTGGTTCACGCGCCCGCCCAAGACACCTTGTGGCGGGTCGTCAAGCGGCCCGAGGTCATCGGCCTGCTGCTCACCTGTCTGCTGATCCAGATGGCCCACGGGCCGTATTACAGCTTCTATTCGGTGCATCTGGAGAACCACGGCTTCGACCGTTCCCGGACCGGCCAGCTCTGGGCCTTGGGTGTGGTGTCGGAGATCGTCCTGTTTCTGGTCCTGCCGGCGATCCAGGCCCGCGTCTCGCTGCGCGCCATCCTGCTCGCAAGCATCGCCTTGACGGTCCTGCGCTGGCTGCTGATCGGCCGCTACGCCGAATGGCTGGGAGTCCTGGTTTTCGCCCAGCTGCTGCATGCCGCCAGCTTCGGCGCGTTTCACGCCGTCTCGATCGCCCTGGTGCACCGCTATTTCCAGGGGCGCAACCGCAATCGCGGCCAGGCGCTTTTCACCAGCCTGAGCTACGGCGCGGGCGGCGCGCTGGGGAGCTTCGCCAGCGGCTACGCCTGGGCCGATTTCGGCGCCGGGCCGGTCTATGCCGGCGCGGCGGCTGTGTCCTTGGTCGCCTTGATCATCGCCTGGCTGCTGGTGGATCGGCGTCGTCCTGTTTTCGGGGCGAAGGCTTGA
- a CDS encoding cation-translocating P-type ATPase, which yields MAAESNTLERFQVAHQTRSRLRLMVPTLRKQVERTQIFGVLLRKHPAVRRVRVVPALGSVTVHFDPSAVTAADLQAFFGKVLGNLGPSPTLPPTVRHETNPELPLHEFHVAVEGMTCVSCALLIEMLLRRDPRVASASVNFATETAQVLTSMDRDELYGTLRRLGYQPQPMDSMAQRRALLAREKARIGKARQHCFWSLVFSVPTFLIGLFAPRSRLMGWVQLAVSAPVLLGGGREFFDKAWQLAKRRSASTDTLVAAGVGSAYAYSFFSLATGRGGYYFEAAAGVISFVLMGRYLEEKARGQAHQAIRQLVELQPQTATVLRTERPVSLPIEDVRIGDLVLVRPGERIPADGEVVHGLSAVDESMVTGESLPVVKETGHRVTGGCINGNGALQIRVGAVGADTVLSGILRTLEQAQTSRLPVQRTVNRLSAFFVPAVMAVSGATFFGWMAAGAGFGTALIHAITVLLVACPCALGLATPAAVMVGTGQAARRGIFIRNAESLETASGLSVIVFDKTGTLTEGRPRITDIANVSDLDDAGLLRLAAGAESHSEHFIGKAVLAHAGSLGMAWPEPAEFRVEPGLGIAAIVEGHEVLIGNQRWLDKHKIKSGRKLGEAARKLGKQGKTPVFVALDGHAAAVLGVADRPRPDAAAAVTRLHRRGVRTLMVTGDVATAAEYIGALVGIDQIEAGARPGRKLEIVRHLQNRGERVGMIGDGINDAPALAAADVGLAIGGGTDIAKQSADLTLLTGDISKAAEAMELSGRTLRVIRQNLSWAFGYNLVAIPLAAFGKLHPMAASAAMAASSVGVVLNTLRLQRE from the coding sequence ATGGCCGCCGAATCGAACACGCTCGAACGCTTCCAGGTCGCCCACCAGACCCGCTCCCGCCTGCGCCTCATGGTCCCCACCCTGCGTAAGCAAGTCGAGCGGACCCAGATCTTCGGCGTGCTGCTGCGGAAGCACCCTGCGGTGAGGCGGGTCCGGGTGGTGCCGGCGCTGGGTTCGGTAACGGTGCATTTCGATCCTTCGGCGGTAACGGCGGCCGATCTCCAGGCCTTTTTCGGCAAGGTGCTGGGCAATCTGGGGCCGTCGCCGACGCTTCCTCCCACTGTCAGACACGAGACGAATCCCGAGCTGCCGCTGCATGAGTTCCATGTCGCGGTCGAAGGGATGACTTGCGTGTCCTGCGCGCTGCTGATCGAGATGCTGCTGCGGCGCGATCCGCGGGTGGCTTCGGCCAGCGTGAATTTCGCGACGGAAACCGCCCAGGTGCTGACGTCGATGGACCGGGACGAGTTGTACGGGACCTTGCGGCGGCTGGGCTACCAGCCTCAGCCGATGGACAGCATGGCGCAGCGCCGGGCTTTGCTGGCGCGGGAGAAAGCCCGCATCGGCAAAGCCCGGCAGCACTGTTTCTGGTCGCTGGTGTTCAGCGTGCCGACTTTCCTGATCGGCCTGTTCGCGCCGCGTTCCCGGCTGATGGGCTGGGTGCAGCTGGCGGTGTCGGCGCCGGTGCTGCTGGGCGGCGGACGGGAGTTCTTCGACAAGGCCTGGCAGTTGGCCAAACGCCGCTCCGCCAGTACCGACACGCTGGTCGCCGCCGGCGTCGGTTCGGCCTACGCCTACAGCTTTTTCTCCCTGGCGACCGGACGTGGCGGCTATTACTTCGAGGCGGCGGCGGGCGTCATCTCCTTCGTGCTGATGGGCCGCTACCTGGAAGAGAAGGCGCGCGGCCAGGCGCACCAGGCGATCCGCCAACTGGTCGAACTGCAGCCGCAGACGGCGACGGTGTTGCGGACCGAACGGCCGGTGAGCCTCCCCATCGAGGACGTCCGGATCGGCGATCTGGTGCTGGTGAGGCCCGGCGAGCGCATCCCCGCCGACGGCGAAGTCGTCCACGGGCTGTCGGCGGTGGACGAATCGATGGTGACGGGCGAGAGCCTGCCGGTGGTCAAGGAGACCGGCCACAGGGTCACCGGCGGCTGCATCAACGGCAACGGGGCCTTGCAGATCCGGGTCGGCGCGGTCGGCGCGGACACCGTCCTGTCGGGCATCCTGCGCACACTGGAACAAGCCCAGACCAGCCGGCTGCCGGTTCAGCGCACGGTCAACCGGCTGTCGGCCTTCTTCGTACCCGCGGTGATGGCGGTGTCCGGCGCCACCTTCTTCGGCTGGATGGCGGCAGGTGCGGGATTCGGCACCGCGCTCATCCATGCCATCACCGTGCTGCTGGTGGCCTGCCCTTGCGCCCTGGGGCTGGCGACGCCGGCCGCCGTGATGGTCGGCACCGGGCAGGCGGCGCGGCGCGGCATCTTCATCCGCAACGCGGAGAGCCTGGAAACCGCATCCGGTCTCAGCGTCATCGTGTTCGACAAGACCGGCACCCTCACCGAGGGCAGGCCTCGGATCACCGACATCGCCAACGTCTCGGATCTGGACGATGCGGGACTGCTGCGGCTGGCCGCCGGTGCGGAGTCGCATTCCGAGCACTTTATCGGCAAGGCCGTCCTCGCCCACGCCGGTTCCCTGGGCATGGCTTGGCCCGAACCGGCCGAGTTCCGGGTCGAACCCGGTTTGGGGATCGCCGCCATCGTCGAGGGCCACGAAGTACTGATCGGCAATCAGCGTTGGCTCGATAAGCACAAGATCAAGAGCGGCAGGAAGCTGGGCGAGGCGGCGCGGAAGCTGGGCAAGCAGGGCAAGACGCCGGTGTTCGTCGCGCTGGACGGGCACGCCGCCGCCGTGCTCGGCGTTGCCGACCGCCCCCGGCCCGATGCCGCCGCAGCCGTCACCCGCCTGCACCGGCGGGGAGTACGGACGCTCATGGTGACGGGCGACGTCGCGACCGCCGCCGAGTATATCGGCGCCTTGGTGGGCATCGACCAAATCGAGGCCGGGGCACGCCCCGGGCGCAAGCTGGAAATCGTCCGCCACTTGCAAAACCGCGGCGAGCGGGTCGGCATGATCGGCGACGGCATCAACGACGCCCCTGCCCTCGCCGCGGCCGACGTCGGGCTGGCGATCGGCGGCGGCACCGACATCGCCAAACAGAGCGCCGATCTGACCCTGCTCACCGGCGACATTTCCAAGGCGGCGGAGGCCATGGAACTGAGCGGCCGCACGCTGCGGGTGATCCGCCAGAACCTATCCTGGGCCTTCGGCTACAACCTCGTCGCCATCCCGCTGGCCGCCTTCGGCAAGCTGCATCCGATGGCCGCCTCCGCGGCGATGGCGGCGAGTTCGGTCGGCGTGGTGCTGAACACCCTGCGGCTGCAGCGGGAGTGA
- the aroC gene encoding chorismate synthase, translating into MSGNTIGKLFTVTTFGESHGPALGCVVDGCPPGLALSEADLQRDLDRRRPGQSRHTTQRRESDTVKILSGVFEGLTTGTPIGLLIENEDQRSKDYASIADRFRPGHADYTYQMKYGFRDYRGGGRSSARETAMRVAAGGIAKKYLRERLGVEIRGYLAQLGPIRLEPVDWNAIDDNPFFCPDPAKVPELEAYMDALRKEGDSIGARVNVVAKGAPPGLGEPIFDRLDAELAYALMSINAVKGVEIGAGFACVEAKGSVFRDEMSPDGFLGNSAGGILGGISSGQDIVASIALKPTSSLRIPGRSVNIRGESVEVVTTGRHDPCVGIRATPIAEAMMAIVLMDHYLRHRGQNQDVVRTLDPIPPSAF; encoded by the coding sequence ATGTCCGGAAACACCATCGGCAAGCTGTTCACCGTCACGACTTTCGGGGAGAGCCACGGTCCCGCGCTCGGCTGCGTCGTCGACGGCTGCCCGCCGGGACTCGCGTTGTCCGAGGCCGATCTGCAGCGCGACCTGGACCGCCGCCGGCCGGGTCAGTCCCGTCATACCACCCAGCGGCGCGAGTCCGACACGGTCAAGATCCTGTCCGGGGTGTTCGAGGGGCTTACCACCGGTACGCCGATCGGCCTCCTGATCGAGAACGAGGACCAGCGCTCCAAGGATTACGCCAGCATCGCCGACCGCTTCCGCCCCGGCCATGCCGACTACACCTACCAGATGAAATACGGCTTTCGCGACTACCGCGGCGGCGGCCGCTCCTCGGCGCGCGAAACCGCGATGCGGGTGGCGGCGGGAGGCATCGCCAAGAAATACCTGCGCGAGCGTTTGGGTGTCGAGATCCGCGGCTACCTGGCCCAGCTCGGGCCGATCCGGCTCGAGCCGGTCGACTGGAATGCCATCGACGACAACCCCTTCTTCTGTCCCGATCCCGCCAAGGTGCCCGAACTGGAAGCCTACATGGACGCCCTGCGCAAGGAGGGCGACTCGATCGGCGCACGGGTCAACGTGGTGGCCAAGGGCGCGCCGCCCGGTCTGGGCGAACCGATCTTCGACCGGCTCGACGCCGAACTGGCGTATGCGCTGATGAGCATCAACGCCGTCAAGGGCGTGGAAATCGGCGCCGGCTTCGCCTGTGTCGAAGCCAAGGGGTCGGTGTTCCGCGACGAGATGAGCCCCGACGGCTTCCTGGGCAATTCCGCAGGCGGGATTCTGGGCGGGATATCCAGCGGCCAGGACATCGTCGCCAGCATCGCCTTGAAGCCCACCTCCAGCCTTCGCATCCCCGGCCGTTCGGTGAACATCCGCGGCGAATCGGTGGAAGTCGTGACCACCGGCCGCCATGACCCTTGCGTCGGCATACGCGCCACGCCGATCGCCGAGGCGATGATGGCCATCGTGCTGATGGACCACTATCTGCGCCACAGGGGCCAGAACCAGGACGTCGTGCGCACGCTCGACCCCATCCCGCCCAGCGCGTTTTAG
- a CDS encoding integration host factor subunit alpha, with product MALTKADMVERLFAELGLNKRDAKELVDQFFEVIKASLESGRSVKLSGFGNFDLRDKRQRPGRNPKTGEEIPITARRVVTFKAGQKLKATVEALQDEEQAESGVERVEEA from the coding sequence ATGGCGCTAACCAAAGCGGACATGGTCGAAAGGTTGTTTGCCGAGCTTGGCTTGAACAAGCGGGATGCCAAGGAACTGGTCGACCAGTTTTTCGAAGTCATCAAGGCTTCGCTGGAAAGCGGGCGTTCAGTAAAACTCTCCGGTTTCGGCAACTTCGATCTGCGCGACAAGCGCCAGAGGCCGGGCCGGAATCCGAAGACTGGCGAAGAGATCCCGATCACCGCGCGGCGCGTCGTGACCTTCAAGGCGGGCCAGAAACTCAAGGCCACGGTCGAAGCCCTCCAGGATGAGGAACAGGCTGAATCGGGCGTCGAGCGAGTCGAGGAGGCATGA
- the argC gene encoding N-acetyl-gamma-glutamyl-phosphate reductase: MTSGKPIEVGIIGGTGYTGVELLRILALHPGVRIRAVTSRVDAGKAVADLYPNLRGRVEAVFTDPEVENLGGCDVVFFATPNGIAMQSAPALLEQGVVVIDLSADFRLKDADEWAHWYGQAHACPELLEEAVYGLPEVRRDAIRSARLIANPGCYPTAVQLGLMPLLENRLVAADRLIADVKSGVSGAGRKAEIPLLMSETGESFKAYAVGGHRHWPEIVQGLVQMAGEPVGLTFVPHLLPMIRGIHATLYAVPVDEPGDIQRLYEERYRGEPFVDVLPAGSHPDTRNVRGSNRCQIAVFQPRESGQIVVLSVLDNLVKGAAGQAVQNMNLRFGFEETAGLQAIGLYP; encoded by the coding sequence ATGACGTCAGGCAAGCCGATCGAAGTCGGGATCATAGGCGGGACCGGTTATACCGGTGTGGAATTGCTGCGCATACTGGCGCTGCATCCCGGCGTCCGCATTCGCGCCGTCACCTCCCGCGTGGACGCCGGCAAGGCCGTTGCCGATCTCTATCCCAACCTCCGCGGCCGCGTGGAGGCCGTCTTCACCGATCCCGAGGTGGAGAATCTCGGCGGCTGCGATGTGGTGTTCTTCGCCACCCCCAACGGCATCGCCATGCAATCGGCGCCGGCATTGCTCGAGCAAGGCGTCGTCGTCATCGACCTGTCGGCGGATTTCCGCCTGAAGGATGCGGACGAGTGGGCGCACTGGTATGGGCAGGCGCATGCCTGTCCCGAGCTGCTGGAAGAGGCCGTCTACGGCCTGCCGGAAGTCCGACGCGATGCGATCCGCTCGGCGCGTTTGATCGCCAATCCGGGCTGTTATCCCACGGCGGTGCAGCTCGGGCTGATGCCCTTGCTGGAAAACCGGCTGGTGGCGGCGGACCGGCTCATCGCCGACGTGAAATCCGGCGTCAGCGGAGCCGGACGCAAGGCGGAAATCCCGCTGCTGATGAGCGAAACCGGCGAGAGTTTCAAGGCCTATGCCGTGGGGGGGCACCGGCACTGGCCGGAAATCGTGCAGGGCCTGGTGCAGATGGCAGGGGAGCCGGTCGGGCTGACCTTCGTGCCGCATCTCCTGCCGATGATCCGTGGCATCCATGCGACCCTCTACGCCGTGCCGGTCGATGAGCCGGGCGACATCCAGCGGCTTTACGAGGAGCGCTACCGCGGCGAGCCGTTCGTCGACGTGCTGCCGGCCGGCAGCCACCCGGACACGCGCAACGTGCGCGGCTCCAACCGCTGCCAGATCGCGGTGTTCCAGCCCCGGGAGAGCGGCCAGATCGTGGTGCTGTCGGTGCTCGACAACCTGGTCAAGGGCGCCGCAGGCCAGGCGGTGCAGAACATGAACCTCAGATTCGGTTTCGAGGAAACCGCCGGCCTTCAAGCCATCGGCCTGTATCCATGA
- a CDS encoding pyrimidine dimer DNA glycosylase/endonuclease V, translating into MRLWTLHPRYLDAKGLVALWREALLAQAVLKGLTRGYTRHPQLTRFRETPAPEAAITHYLRAVHAEGERRGYRFDAGKIAPCPMPTLMTATDGQLAYEWAHLTPTRTADDEADILPDIILLLL; encoded by the coding sequence ATGCGACTGTGGACCCTGCATCCCCGCTACCTGGACGCCAAGGGCCTGGTCGCGCTCTGGCGCGAAGCGCTGCTGGCGCAAGCCGTGCTGAAGGGGCTGACGCGCGGCTATACCCGTCACCCCCAGTTGACCCGGTTCCGGGAGACGCCCGCCCCCGAAGCGGCGATCACGCACTATCTGCGGGCCGTCCACGCAGAAGGCGAGCGCCGGGGCTACCGCTTCGACGCGGGCAAGATCGCCCCCTGCCCGATGCCGACCCTAATGACGGCCACGGACGGCCAGCTCGCCTACGAATGGGCTCATCTCACGCCCACGCGTACAGCCGACGACGAAGCGGACATTTTGCCGGACATTATTTTGCTGTTACTATGA
- a CDS encoding Fic family protein codes for MRVETQRFGPFTFCLGFDPAQIEVALVRVEDAHQRFDASPLAQVANQLEREVVVSSIFGTNSIEGGMLSEEETGAALALAPGQIRETEQRRAVNIKSAYDLARTAASTEGWHIGLDFIREVHAAITGDLPHPYNLPGQFRDNAKEIVTRVGDAAHGGIYKPPQSGADIRLLMQTLVDWHRQMEESGIPALIRAPLVHLYFEWIHPFWDGNGRVGRVLEATLLQAAGYRYAPFAMARYYHEHIDTYFALFNICRKSAEKRQAAPNMPFIDFHLEGMRIVINGLHDRVNRLITMLLFENRVKQLFDLKELNARQYTILTHLLNNGRPLPLAELRLMPWYGALYLKLNDKTRQRDLHKLRALELAYLDTENRLCPGFLAPAPVQPFKPSPRKQDDADPPAARR; via the coding sequence GTGCGGGTCGAAACCCAGCGCTTCGGCCCTTTCACCTTTTGCTTAGGGTTCGACCCCGCTCAGATCGAAGTCGCCTTGGTCCGGGTGGAGGACGCACATCAACGATTCGATGCCTCGCCGCTGGCTCAAGTAGCCAACCAGCTCGAACGGGAAGTGGTGGTCAGCAGCATATTCGGCACCAACAGCATCGAAGGCGGCATGCTGAGCGAGGAAGAGACCGGAGCAGCCTTGGCCCTGGCCCCCGGGCAAATCCGTGAAACCGAGCAGCGTCGCGCCGTCAACATCAAGTCCGCCTACGATCTGGCACGCACGGCCGCCAGTACCGAGGGCTGGCACATCGGCCTGGATTTCATCCGCGAAGTGCACGCAGCGATCACCGGAGACCTTCCCCACCCCTACAACCTTCCCGGCCAGTTCCGCGACAATGCCAAGGAAATCGTCACGCGGGTAGGCGACGCCGCTCATGGCGGCATTTACAAACCGCCACAATCCGGTGCCGATATCCGGCTGCTCATGCAAACCTTGGTCGACTGGCACCGGCAGATGGAGGAATCCGGAATTCCCGCACTGATACGCGCCCCTTTAGTCCATCTTTATTTCGAATGGATTCACCCTTTCTGGGATGGCAACGGCCGGGTCGGCCGCGTCCTCGAAGCCACCTTGCTCCAAGCGGCCGGCTACCGTTATGCGCCGTTCGCCATGGCGCGCTACTACCACGAACACATCGATACTTATTTCGCCTTGTTCAACATCTGCCGTAAATCGGCCGAAAAACGCCAGGCGGCCCCGAACATGCCGTTCATCGATTTTCACCTCGAAGGCATGCGCATAGTCATCAATGGGCTGCACGACCGGGTCAATCGCCTGATCACCATGCTACTGTTCGAAAACCGGGTGAAACAGCTGTTCGACCTGAAGGAACTCAACGCAAGGCAGTACACGATACTGACTCATTTGCTGAACAACGGGCGCCCCTTGCCGCTAGCGGAACTTCGCCTGATGCCCTGGTACGGCGCACTCTACCTCAAGCTCAACGACAAGACCCGGCAGCGGGATTTGCACAAACTCCGGGCGCTGGAACTCGCCTATCTGGATACCGAAAACCGTCTGTGTCCTGGTTTCCTGGCTCCCGCGCCAGTCCAGCCATTCAAGCCTTCGCCCCGAAAACAGGACGACGCCGATCCACCAGCAGCCAGGCGATGA